Proteins co-encoded in one Paenibacillus antri genomic window:
- the hrcA gene encoding heat-inducible transcriptional repressor HrcA translates to MLSERQKMILSAIVDDYIRSAEPVGSRSISKRGDVGYSAATIRNEMSDLEELGFLEQPHTSAGRIPSNKGYRYYVDHLLSPGSLSPMEKESIKTFFENKIQEVEGVVQHAATILSSLTNYTAIVLGPETYKTTLASLQLIPLNERSAVAIIVTNTGHVENRTVTIPDGVPVGEIEKFVNVMNAKLKGVPLYRLRSKMYTELVAELSKHVAGYEELLAVVESVLEGDESDRLYLGGATNMLTQPEFKDVDKVKTILDLFDQTETMLRMFAATPAGIQVKIGGENTLEAINHCSIITASYSIEGQPVGTIGILGPTRMDYRKVIAVLDLFTKDLTNSLSRWYR, encoded by the coding sequence TTGTTATCCGAGCGTCAGAAGATGATTTTGTCGGCGATCGTCGACGATTATATTCGTTCCGCGGAGCCGGTCGGCTCGCGCAGCATATCGAAACGCGGGGACGTTGGATACAGCGCCGCGACGATCCGCAACGAGATGTCGGACCTTGAGGAGCTCGGTTTTCTCGAGCAGCCGCATACGTCCGCCGGGCGGATTCCTTCGAACAAGGGGTACCGATATTACGTAGACCACCTGCTGAGTCCCGGTTCGCTGTCTCCCATGGAGAAAGAATCGATCAAGACGTTCTTCGAGAATAAGATTCAAGAGGTCGAGGGCGTCGTTCAGCATGCCGCTACGATTCTGTCTAGCTTGACGAATTATACGGCGATCGTGCTCGGGCCGGAGACGTACAAGACGACGCTCGCGTCGCTCCAGCTCATTCCGTTGAACGAACGATCGGCGGTCGCGATCATCGTTACGAACACGGGACACGTCGAGAATCGTACCGTTACGATACCGGACGGCGTGCCGGTCGGCGAGATCGAGAAGTTCGTGAACGTCATGAACGCGAAGCTGAAGGGCGTGCCGCTGTACCGCTTGCGCTCGAAGATGTATACCGAGCTTGTCGCGGAGCTGAGCAAGCATGTGGCCGGCTACGAGGAGCTGCTCGCGGTCGTCGAATCGGTGCTCGAAGGCGACGAGTCGGACCGCTTGTACTTGGGCGGGGCGACGAATATGCTGACGCAGCCCGAGTTCAAGGACGTGGATAAGGTCAAGACGATTCTGGACCTGTTCGATCAGACCGAGACGATGCTTCGCATGTTCGCGGCGACGCCGGCCGGCATTCAAGTGAAGATCGGCGGAGAGAACACGCTGGAAGCGATCAATCATTGCAGCATCATCACGGCGTCTTATTCGATCGAGGGACAGCCGGTCGGTACGATCGGCATCTTGGGCCCGACGCGCATGGATTACCGGAAGGTGATCGCGGTTCTTGATCTATTTACGAAGGATTTAACGAACAGTTTGTCTCGTTGGTACCGATAA
- a CDS encoding N-acetyltransferase: MIQTAVCRKATVDDVDFLYDLIQGYAESGIMLPRTKEMLREQADTFVVAEIDGRIVGCGALLRLGADLVEVRSLGLDPEYKGQGIGRKIVEMLELQARELGVPKLMALTYEVAFFERNGFTVVNKEIFPEKVWRDCIHCKKQHNCDEIAVLKRLD, encoded by the coding sequence GTGATCCAGACCGCGGTTTGCCGGAAAGCGACAGTCGACGACGTCGACTTCTTATATGATTTGATTCAAGGGTATGCGGAAAGCGGCATCATGCTGCCCCGCACGAAGGAGATGCTGAGGGAGCAGGCGGACACGTTCGTGGTGGCCGAGATCGACGGCCGGATCGTCGGCTGCGGCGCATTGCTGCGTCTCGGCGCGGACCTGGTAGAGGTGCGCTCCCTCGGGCTCGACCCCGAGTATAAGGGCCAAGGCATCGGCCGCAAGATCGTCGAGATGCTCGAGTTGCAGGCGAGGGAATTAGGCGTGCCGAAGCTGATGGCGCTCACGTACGAGGTCGCCTTCTTCGAGCGGAACGGCTTTACGGTCGTGAATAAAGAGATCTTTCCGGAGAAGGTTTGGCGCGACTGCATCCACTGCAAGAAGCAACATAACTGCGACGAAATCGCGGTGCTCAAAAGGCTAGATTGA
- the grpE gene encoding nucleotide exchange factor GrpE: MKQETEKEQGTTPAEEIAMESGETTEAAETVEAEVVETGASELEAAKRTAEENYQRYLRTQADFDNFRRRARTEKEEFAKYASQKLIEGLLPIIDNFDRAIAASREHSDFDSLAKGVEMIQRQLGQLLESEGLQAIEAIGQPFNPELHQAIMQVPAEEGGASGIVLEELQKGYMLKEKVIRPSMVKVTE; encoded by the coding sequence ATGAAACAGGAGACGGAGAAGGAACAGGGAACGACCCCGGCCGAGGAGATCGCTATGGAATCCGGCGAGACGACGGAAGCCGCGGAGACGGTCGAAGCCGAAGTCGTCGAGACAGGCGCTTCGGAGCTGGAAGCCGCCAAGCGTACGGCGGAGGAGAACTATCAACGTTATTTGCGCACGCAGGCCGATTTCGATAACTTCCGGCGCCGCGCGCGGACCGAGAAGGAAGAATTCGCGAAATACGCCTCGCAGAAGCTGATCGAGGGTCTTCTTCCGATCATCGACAATTTCGACCGGGCGATCGCGGCGAGTCGGGAACATAGCGATTTCGATTCGCTCGCCAAGGGCGTCGAGATGATCCAGCGTCAGTTGGGGCAGCTGCTCGAGAGCGAAGGCTTGCAGGCGATCGAGGCGATCGGTCAGCCGTTCAACCCCGAGCTGCACCAAGCGATCATGCAGGTGCCCGCCGAAGAGGGCGGAGCGTCGGGCATCGTCTTGGAGGAGCTGCAGAAGGGATACATGCTCAAGGAGAAGGTTATTCGCCCGTCGATGGTGAAGGTCACCGAGTAA
- the hemW gene encoding radical SAM family heme chaperone HemW, with the protein MRQRTETPEAVYLHIPFCTNKCHYCDFNSYVLKGQPVHEYLDALEREMEATAKAVPPGAIRTVFVGGGTPTVLTPEQMERFLKSVRTYFPNLAEGYEFTMEANPGTTDLEKLQAMREGGVNRLSFGVQSFDTGLLHAIGRIHSVDDVYRSLENARAAGFANVSIDLIFGLPNQTIAQMNETLDRALELKLPHHSIYNLKVEENTLFHTLYERGELPLPKEEDEVEMFHLIMSRMREAGYEQYEISNFAKPGFESKHNTVYWRNESYYGLGAGAHGYVRGARHVNVKGIQPYIDATKQGLPLLEKFDVDPDEAMEDFMMVGLRLLRGVDRADFRAQFGRELEDVFGETIGRLQGQGMLEPTEGGWRLAPNGVLLGNEVFGAFLGAQATA; encoded by the coding sequence GTGAGACAACGGACCGAGACGCCGGAAGCGGTGTATCTTCATATCCCCTTCTGCACGAACAAGTGCCATTATTGCGACTTCAATTCCTATGTGCTGAAAGGTCAGCCGGTGCACGAATACCTCGACGCGCTGGAGCGCGAGATGGAGGCGACCGCGAAGGCGGTGCCGCCGGGCGCGATCCGCACCGTCTTCGTCGGGGGCGGAACGCCGACTGTGCTGACGCCGGAGCAGATGGAACGGTTCCTGAAGTCGGTGAGGACGTATTTTCCGAATCTGGCCGAGGGGTACGAGTTCACGATGGAGGCGAATCCCGGCACGACGGACCTCGAGAAGCTGCAGGCGATGCGCGAAGGCGGCGTCAATCGATTGTCGTTCGGCGTGCAATCGTTCGATACCGGGTTGCTGCACGCGATCGGGCGCATTCATTCGGTGGACGACGTGTATCGTAGCCTCGAAAACGCCCGCGCGGCCGGCTTCGCGAACGTATCGATCGATTTGATCTTCGGCCTGCCGAACCAGACGATCGCGCAGATGAACGAGACGCTCGACCGGGCGCTCGAGCTGAAGCTGCCGCATCATTCGATCTACAATCTGAAGGTGGAAGAAAATACGCTGTTCCACACGCTCTACGAGCGCGGGGAGCTGCCGCTGCCGAAGGAAGAGGACGAGGTCGAGATGTTCCACCTCATCATGAGTAGAATGCGGGAAGCGGGCTACGAGCAGTACGAAATCAGCAATTTCGCGAAGCCCGGCTTCGAGAGCAAGCATAATACGGTGTACTGGCGCAACGAGAGCTATTACGGGCTCGGCGCCGGGGCGCACGGCTACGTCCGCGGCGCCCGCCACGTCAACGTGAAGGGCATTCAGCCGTATATCGACGCGACGAAGCAGGGGCTGCCGCTGCTCGAGAAGTTCGACGTCGACCCGGACGAAGCGATGGAAGACTTCATGATGGTCGGGCTGCGGCTGCTGCGAGGGGTCGACCGCGCCGACTTCCGCGCCCAATTCGGGCGCGAGCTCGAGGACGTCTTCGGCGAGACGATCGGCCGGCTGCAGGGTCAGGGCATGCTGGAGCCGACCGAGGGCGGCTGGCGGCTCGCGCCGAACGGCGTGCTGCTCGGCAACGAGGTGTTCGGCGCATTCCTGGGCGCGCAGGCGACCGCGTAA